TGTGTCGCCCCTGATCGTGCAATTGCAGCCTGGCCGGATCACAGCGCTCAACATGACGGGCCTGAATGACGGCACGGTCAAGTTCGATATGACATCGGGCGGCGTGAATGTTTGGAGTCCGGTGGCGAGCCCACTGGACAGCACGCCCATCAATGACTGGGCGGACTACTTCTTCGCGCCATTCAGTGTGCGCAGCACGATTCTCGAACAGGAAATTCCGTCCTACAGTGACGGCATTCTGCAGGTGCGTATCGACGCGGGCGTGGGTCTTGAAATCGGCAAGCTGATCGTGGGCGATGCGATCTACATCGGCGAGACAGAGCTAGGTCCACGCGTGCGCCGGAGAGGGTTTTCCGTGATCGAGCGGGATAACTACGGCGAGCTGCAGGACGTCGTCCCGCGCAAGTCGATTCCTCTCATCAGTGATCGCATGCTGATCGAAAAGCAATACATCCAGCGTGCTCGTGCGGCGCTGGATTTTGCCGCCAGCGGAGTGCCTTGCGTGTTCGTCGGGCTCGACAACGACCAGGACGAGTACGCCGATCTGCTTACCACTGTGGCGCTCTGCACGGACTTCGAGTTCGAGCTGAAGGAGCACGCGATTTCCTATTTAACACTTGAAACGGAGGGCATCTAAATGGCGCTCGCAAAACCAGTCAAACCAGCAGCTGCGCCACAGGTTTACACACCCGTGCCGCAGCGTGCTGACCGTGCTAATTTTCCGGAGCGCGGAGACCGCATGATGACGTCTCTGCCTCCGATGGTCGCAGGCGTGAACGCGATTGTGGACTTCGTGAACGCAGTTGCTGACTATGTGGAAGAGGGTGGAAGCACATCCAGCGCGCTGTGGGGGCAGGTATCGCAGGGCGTTGCTGATGTGCAGGCTGCACTCGCGGCGATTCAAAACGGACCAGTGCAATCGATCAATGGGCGTTCGGGCGTAGTCACGGGTCTGGTGGAAGCGGCGTCCTCATCGCTTGGTGCTTCGGCAATGTCAACCGCGCCGCTCGGCCAGTGGTCCTCGTTCAACAGTTCCGGCGCGGCTGGAGCGGACTGGCCCACAACCCAGACCAATGTCTGGTGGAACGTCCTCACACTTGGTGCGTCAACGCGGCGAACACAGATCGCCGTGCAAACGTTGAGTACGGGTGATCAGGGCGGCATGTACATCCGCTCTCTGCATGATGCCACTTGGTCGGGTTGGCAGCGATACTTTGGCGATCAGTCACTTGTTGAGCGGGCCAAGTATGTGCAATCACCTGGCGCTGCGTACTACGCAAATCCAGCGGAGGCCACGCTGCAGTACATCGATGTCAGCGCACCGCTGACCGTGTATGCAGTGACGGCACGAAAGCCCGGTGACCAGATGACGCTGATGTTCTCGTTTCCGACCGTCTCGGCCCTTGCGTGGTCGAGCAACGTGAAGTCCCCTGCTGGTGGCATCGCTACGCCTGTCGCAAGCCACATCCTCACCGTGCCACTCATTGCTCGGCAGGACGGCAACTGGCAGGCTTACGACGGAGGGCTGCACCCATGGTGATGTCTCGCTCTCTTATGGCTGCTGGCGGCGCTTTCACGCTAAAGATCACCGCTTCAGTGGTCAACCCGAATTTCAGATCGCTTGCTGTTGCTGCTGGTTGGCGACCGAGCCGGAAACTGATTGTAGACATCACTGCGCCGCTTATCAACACGCTCAATCTCGGAACAGTTGCGTACCCGCGTGGTATCCGCTTGAACATCTCGGCAGGTACGCGAATCGGCGGAGTCAAGAACTCTGGTGATGCACTGACGACCGGCATCGCTGTCGAAATCAACAACCTCGGGACCATCAGCGGCGGCGGTGGCAAAGGTGGCTGGGGCGAGACAACCTATGTGGACCGTGCGGGCGTCTCTGATCGCATGTATGGCACTGGCGGCGGCGGAGGGGACGGACAAGGGTTCAACGATGCCTCGTCTCTGTCTGTTGTCCCGGCAACAGGTGGCGGTGCGGGCACATACGTCAAACAGTCCGGGCCAGTCGTCGGTGGCACTACTGCACCTTCGGCGCAAGGTGGCAACGGCGGCGGGGGTGGCGCATGGGGCGTTGCTGGTAGTGCGGGGCAGGCGGGATCAGTGGGCGGCGACTACTACGCCGCTGGTGTTTCGCAGGCAGCAATCAGTGGTACAGCTCCGGGAAATGCAGTCAACGGCAACAGCAAAGTCACTTGGATCGCCATGGGCACGCGCTTGGGCGGGCTGATCAACTGAGGAAAAACATGAACAACATTCGCAATACAGAGACCGGCGAATTCGGCCTGTCTGTCGACGACGTGCGTAGCTGGTTCGCGCAAGAAGGCCGAATGGCAATGATCCCCGATGATTTTGTTGGCGTGCTGGAGTGCTTTGAAAGCTACGTGGTATCCGATCACCCGGAGCATGACTCGACAACGCACAAAGCCGTTCAGATCGCACCTGCGGAAAATGATGGTGAGCTGACCCAGCAATGGGAGATCGTTGCGCTCACTGCAGATGAGCATTCGCAGATTGAGGCCCAGCAGCAGGCAGATGCCAAGGCCGCAGCAGACGCAGCACGAATCACGATCACAAAGCGTCAGGCATTGCTTGCGTTGTTTGACCTGCGAGGCATCAAGGACAGCGACATCGATGCACAGATCGATCAGATCCCGGACGAGACGCAGCGCTACCGGGCGCGCGTGGACTGGCAGGGCGCAGCATCGATTGAGAGCGATAGCCCGACCGTGCAGATGCTGGCTGCATCGCTCGATTTGTCCGCGAGCAACTTGCAGGCGTTGTTTGACTACGCCAAGACCCTGTAAGCCAGACAACACCAACAGACCCGCTTCGGCGGGTTTTCTTTTTTCCGAAAGGCCAACGATGAATCAAACAGAGGCGAGGGATATTGCAATGGGATTGGCTGGACAAGTGCCGGGGCAGGCGGCTTTTCTGCTGACCGGCCAGTGGGTGATCATGGTCCTGACTGTGGTGCTGCTGCTAGTGCAGATTGGCTACTACGCACGCAAGTGGATGCGCGAGGAAACGGACTTGGGCCGCAAGCTGTGCCGCTGGCTCTGTCGTTATCGATGGGGGCGCTGGGCGTGCAAGTTTGGAGAGTGCGATGAGCAAAATTCCTGATGCCCTTCGCGCGGGCATACTGGCCCTTGTCCTGCTCGGCGGAGTGGGTGGTGGCTATGTCGTCGGTGAGCGCGAGCAAGCCATCGCAGCCGCCGAAGCCAAGCGCAATGAGTACATCCAAGCCGTGGCCGAGGACACGAGCACATCCACTGCGGTCAAGATCGCCATGGTGATGGGCTCTTACTACGAGTCCAGCTATCGACACATTGGCGACCCGTACATCGACAAGCTGGGCAAGGGGCAGCCTCTGACCGTTTGCAACGGGATCACGGGGCCGGAGGTGGTACTGAGGTACTACACGCCCACCGACTGCTACCGGCTTGAGAAAGCCCGCTACATCCGATCTGAGGCCGCTGCAAAGCGGCTTCTTCGTTTGTGGGATGGCTATGGGGCGTTCACGCAGGCCACGTTCATCGACTTCCTGCACAACAAAGGCGAGGGCGCTTTCGCGTCATCCACCATGCTGCG
This genomic stretch from Diaphorobacter sp. HDW4B harbors:
- a CDS encoding lysozyme, with protein sequence MSKIPDALRAGILALVLLGGVGGGYVVGEREQAIAAAEAKRNEYIQAVAEDTSTSTAVKIAMVMGSYYESSYRHIGDPYIDKLGKGQPLTVCNGITGPEVVLRYYTPTDCYRLEKARYIRSEAAAKRLLRLWDGYGAFTQATFIDFLHNKGEGAFASSTMLRKANAGDLVGACRENPRWNRGTVNGVSVALPGLMIRADANGELCEDGL